The following are encoded together in the Pseudoalteromonas shioyasakiensis genome:
- a CDS encoding DUF3693 domain-containing protein, whose product MSFSYELIEKYREFKGYKQDKQVCADMNVSTGNVTDIKKGRRHLTANQCIYLCNQMGIDFKPALIELAKEKSKTKEEKAAWEEVAKKISAACVAGLLLLTASITQVQGPLKRIRNYP is encoded by the coding sequence ATGTCTTTTAGCTACGAACTTATTGAAAAGTACAGAGAATTCAAAGGTTACAAACAGGACAAACAAGTTTGTGCTGATATGAATGTTTCTACTGGTAATGTGACTGATATCAAGAAAGGTCGGAGACACTTAACGGCCAATCAGTGTATTTATCTATGCAATCAAATGGGCATCGACTTTAAGCCTGCTTTGATAGAACTTGCAAAAGAGAAGTCTAAAACCAAAGAAGAAAAAGCAGCTTGGGAAGAAGTTGCAAAAAAGATTAGCGCTGCGTGTGTAGCGGGTTTGCTGTTATTAACAGCTTCTATCACCCAAGTACAAGGGCCGCTTAAGCGGATACGTAACTACCCATAA